TCTGTAGTCATGGAACAGAGCCTCCAGCTGAAACAGGGTGCTGAGCGACATGAAGAGGTGAAAGAGCTGATGACCTTGGCCCATGATGTCACAGCGGCCTGGAAAGAACCAATCCGGGATCgcagtggagaagaagaaggcacTCATGAGCGTTGAGCCCACATGGAGGGCGTGGAACTTCAGATGCGGCTCCTGAGTCCAGGGGGCGGTGAGCAAGAGGTGAATTATGGGACTGGAATCCAGTAGATACGCCACAGTGCAGGGGATTACTTGGAACATCTTACGCTGTGGCGGATAAGGCTGCCGGTACCAGGACTTGGCGAAGCAGCAGCCGACACAGGAGAGCCAGGCAACAAGAGCAGAACCTGGGAGATAAATTGGCGCGACATGGCTGCCCCGCCATTGTGGCTCAGAGGTGTAGAAAAAGTGAGCCAGTGAGGCCCCGTACTGGAACACAGCCATGGCGGCGCAGTCCATGAAGAAGAAGGGGTAGTGAGCGTGGGCAGAGTGCGCCTGGAAGAGGTGAGCAGCGGCACTGACCAAGATGTAAACCAGCACAGAAACCAGGAACACGCTGAGCGGCAGAGAGACGATGTCTAAGGTGAAGCCCGCGTCGAGCGCGTTGACCCACCAGCGGATCAGCACCACGGGCACCGCCAGCAAGTGAGTCCACACGTTCAGGGACTCCTGTTCCTGGAAGAGGCGGCGCAGGTAGCAGAGCCACTTTTGATGAACCGGCCGGTAACCTGGCAGGATGTGAGGCTCCTGAAACAGCAGAGGGACGTCTGAAGCGGTGACTGTGGAGCTGGGCCAGGGCAAGGAGTAGCTAGTCTGGTGCCTCCCGTCCTGAGACCTGGAGATCAGTTTATGAATGATGTTGTGGGGCATTGTGAGGCGGTGAGGATGGATATCTGGAAGCAGAGGACGCATGACTCAGTTTTCCCCAGCAAAAATCACTaataaattgtttttgaatattttctttaataaaataaaaaaagtgaaaagtgtATATTCCTTTACAAATGTGAGTCCCAACTGCTATTTTAGTTCTTTAAAATGCCAAAAGCTTTATACAGAGTAATTTATGCATATTGTTATTAAaccaatacatttttattttttcagtgtaTAGAAATTGTCTGATGCTGTTGATACCCCCTGCACCCCCCTAAAATGAAACATGCCTCCAGATAtcagcatttgttttatttataatgtATGGATTTTGATTACTCTGTTTTCACTAAAGGAGATGTTTAAAGTGCATCCAGTGGTATTTGCTCTGGAATGTGGTCCAACCTGAAACTCCACCCTGTGTAACACatatgattcattcattttctgatgcttgtCACCTTAGTGGGGTGACGGGAGGTTGGGGTTTAACCCTGTTATTCAGGtcgagaggcaggggacaccctggacagatcacCAGTCCGTAACTCAACACCGTAGCAGACAACCACACAGGCAAGACGAGTCCCCAGTTGACCTCTGCTTGTGCTTGTGCATGAAGGAAAGCTGTGCAGACATGAGGATAAATAGACCCCGGTTCAAACCAGGGTACCTCCAGTTGGA
This window of the Synchiropus splendidus isolate RoL2022-P1 chromosome 12, RoL_Sspl_1.0, whole genome shotgun sequence genome carries:
- the LOC128768585 gene encoding membrane progestin receptor beta-like, which produces MPHNIIHKLISRSQDGRHQTSYSLPWPSSTVTASDVPLLFQEPHILPGYRPVHQKWLCYLRRLFQEQESLNVWTHLLAVPVVLIRWWVNALDAGFTLDIVSLPLSVFLVSVLVYILVSAAAHLFQAHSAHAHYPFFFMDCAAMAVFQYGASLAHFFYTSEPQWRGSHVAPIYLPGSALVAWLSCVGCCFAKSWYRQPYPPQRKMFQVIPCTVAYLLDSSPIIHLLLTAPWTQEPHLKFHALHVGSTLMSAFFFSTAIPDWFFPGRCDIMGQGHQLFHLFMSLSTLFQLEALFHDYRRKRETLLDIFRESQLQWACESYFAVVLCCFGTALIAWWITCRQLQAEEKVK